The following DNA comes from Notolabrus celidotus isolate fNotCel1 chromosome 12, fNotCel1.pri, whole genome shotgun sequence.
AttacagaaacagactttaagtACAgccattacatttttaatccatTTCAACCTACAAATGCTTGATATAGGTCGCATAAATGATCCCCTTTTGGTTCCTATTCTAAATTGTTAAACTATATTAGTTATTACAATATATACACTTTAATTACATAGTTTGAATTGTTCTCTGTCGTCATTACTTTACTtcaacaaagctttttttatttattttctttctgcagtggtcagactctataaccaataacaaTTACATCATTGAAAcggactcaagtgcaatatttccccaatcCAGTTCATTCTTCTCttcatacatgtgcaatacgtctttctatgtacattgttttatacctaggctacaagtctgtgcacattttcactgCGTCATTGGTTTtagaaatatttgtaaatttacttatttagttgtgtatatacattgtgtatatatgtcgtaagatatgcttattttcacttctttaatttaaattgctaataactttttaataattgatattttataggctcttgtttgctttatactgttttgcaatgtctactttgctgctgaaacacttaaatttccccgttgtgggacgaatacaggattatcttatcttaataaacaaaaatgtgtaaGCACTAAAGTGGAACACTAAAACTCTTTTCCTGACGCCCTTCCACTgttggcattgttttttttctccaatgtCTACTTTTAACTTTGATAAATTACACATCAACCTCGGAGGTCAAAAACTAAAGATGCATCATCTTGCAGTTTGGGTAAAATTCAAACTGAAAGATGGTATTAAGTGCAAGTTAGTAGCTGTGAAAGAATTCATCAGATCAATGTTGTGATGCAGTCTTTcttaatttcacatttttactTTAGCCAAATCTTTTTAGTATTGTGGCCTCAATTAATATTTGGTTATCTTTCCAATCCTTAGAAATTTTAGATTGATAATGGATGAAATCCTTTGTATCTTTAGTGTGGCAGAATTTATCTTACAAAGACCtcaacttgattttttttcttttaaaggattGTATTAAATAAGTATAAAGTATAAGTGACCTAGGTCAGTTTTTACTTATTTGAACCAGTAAAAGTGAAGCTCCTGTTAAACTTTGATGCTTCATTTTACTGACAGTCTGTAAGTtattcactgctgctgctgtatgcAAGTCAACTTGTCTACTTTCTGTTTTGAGCTTGGTGCATTCTAACCTAACAATGTTATCCaaccctctcctccttccctgtCCCCGGCAGCTGCTGAGGATGGAGACGTTACTTTACTCGAGTAAATCTGAAGAGCCGGACAGGATGCTGCTGCAGGACAACTACAGAGCAACACAGCCGCTCAACCACAGGGTCGTCTTTGCCTCCTTCTCTGCAGGTAAGACGGACTGAGAATACACAAAGAGAGAATTCATCATCATGATGCCTTTTCAAATATTACCTGATAAGAGTAATATCTGTGCTCATGATAGTCcatatttcaaattattttaaaggtCACTGCAGTGACCACCTGTATTTGACCCTGACTGTTCCTTTTCACTGTTGGATTGTAATGCCAGCTTGCTGCTCACAATGCAAACCACAACAAGCCAGAGGGTGACCATGCAGACCGAACTAGCAATTAGTGAAACCCATGCAGAGTGCAAAAAGAGGAATGCGTAAAAAATAAGGATTAGCCATAACTTTGCCTGAGGTAAAACGCTTttggaagtaaagaaagaaagtcagGGGAAAAAAGGGGAACTGGTGGGACAACACGgggagctgtgtttgtttgcaggcTGATTAGAGAGGAGGATTTGCAAAAACTGAACACTGACTCCATTGTTAGCACGCATGTCTCActgagaaaagagggagaggaagaggagacacagaggagtgatagagggagacagaggggtAGACAAAGACAAAGGAGAGGGAATTTGTGTAAAGTGCCTTTTGTGGTGAGTGACTGAACTGGAAGGCCTGTGAAATCAGCACTGCTGTCAGAGGCAGCAATGGTGACCTGACATAACATTTTCAACCAGCTGAACTGCAGATTCTGCTGACATAAAGCAACAAATCAGTGTCTATCAACTACAAGAAAGAAAGATCAAACATCTGTTGTTCTTCTAATGAACTGATCAATCTTTTCTCTTTGTCCTAGAATCAGGGAGGGAGCTCTCTTCTGGTAAGACAATGATTTTCTTATTGTAACTATGTGGACGgtgttctgtgtttttactgtataTTTGAAAGTGTTCCCTGGTCTGTGacacttcagtgtttttttctgctgcaggtgaAGTCACAGCTATAGTAATAGGAGTGATGTGTGGCTGCGTAGGTCTGGCAGTGATCGTACGTTTCATCGTGAAGACGATACGGTAAGAAGTCCGGTCATATCAGCAGCctgttttctgctctgtttctgttgGCTGGTGCAGACTCTGGCCACCGGTCTGCTGCTATTCTGGTTCAACTGGACGATCTGTAGaaactctcactctcactctatCTTCCATATCTTGGCAGATTTTTTACCATCCTCCACAACGAAACAGTCGCGGTAAACAGGTGGTTTACCTGATAACATAACTGACAAGGATACACAACTACAGCTGGcagagctgtttttatttatgacttGTTATTTTTTGCCGCATATCCCTGAGTGCTGATCTTAGATTAATACTATGTTAATCAAAGGACTGCTCATACAATAGAGCAGTATCATCTAGGTAGAAGTatcatcttattttatgttGAAATAAAACTGAAGAAGAGCCCTATGTAGTCAAAATCATGCAGGGACATTTTACATTGAagtaaaaaacagagagaaattaAAGTCTAATCAGCTTAAGCATGGCAAGGGCCTGTGTCCTTTAACAGGGTTTTTTGCACTGGCGGCACCCACGACCTCTATCTCAGGGCATTTCACACCAGTGTCTACTGTTGCTAGAAAAGTTGTCCTGCAGCACTTTCCCTTCCCTTAGCAGAAACGTTAAGTCTACTTTAAATGCTTTGTATGACAAAAATGGTGttatagcattagcagcagttcTAGACCAGGATATTGTATCATTGAAAGTGTTAACCACGAGTTTGGTTAGTTTCCTCTTCAAATCATTGATCagaaagttgatatcagaagtcccgcccttCCTCATTTTAATTGATCAGTAGTGGAAAAGTGGCATTGaccaagtcaactttatttatatagcacatttaaaaaacaaccgcagttgccaaagtgctgtacacgcttaaaaaacacaatcaataaaaacaaatagtaattaaaaagaacagatattaaaaacacaatagataacaagaaaaaagacacaataaataaaaacaaaaaaaatgtaggatGTCTCGCTCAATAGGTATTAAAAGGCAGTGCAAAGAGGTGCGTTTTAAGTAGAGATTTAAAATGCTCAAGTGTCTGAGCATGCCTTATATCAggaggcagactgttccacagtgtgggagcagccactgcaaaggctcggtcacctcGAGTTTTGAGCCTCGTTCTCGGAACATCTAAAACCACCTGGTGCGTTGACCTGAGTCCTCTGGCTGGAGCATGTAGGTGCAGACACTCACACAGATAAGGTGGTGCCAGCCCATgtaagcttttaaaaaacaacaacaaagtcttAAACTGGATCCTGAAACTGACCAGTGAAGAGAAGCCAGTACAGGCGTTATGTGATCACGTCGTCTCTTCCCAGTCTGCAGGCGTGCAGCAGCATTCTGAACCTGCTGTAGGCGACGAAGAGACGACTGATCAATAccaacatacaaagaattacaatagtccagcCGAGACGTGATAAACATATGGATAACCTTCTCAAACTCATGAGAAGGAAGATAGGCCTTTACCTTGCCAAGAAGTCGGAGCTGGAAGAAGCTCGTCTTAACAACGGAGCTGATCTGTTTATCAAATCTGAGCTTACTGTCAAAGATGATCCCAAGGTTCCTAAAAGAAGGACGACAGTGAGACACCAAATTACCAAACACACTGTCTACACCATCCAGCACAACGATGTTCCAAAAGTTTAGCTACTTTCAAATGAGGGTGCTGTCAtcctttgacaaaaaaaaccctgagtCCTGAGGATGCTTTTGCACTTATGACGCTGAgcgctgaaaatgctgaacttcACTGGATTTGCAGAGAAGATAGGAGCTACTAGCACAAAATACTCAgtcaatggacacaggccctaaatgtTGCTGAATGCTTTAGGTTAGCAAGCGCATATATTTTAGTCAATATGTATGAAAAAAGTAGCTTTTTTTTGGGGGACTACAGAAACAGTGTCTGCATATCCACAGGAGAACTGACAAAGTCTGTTATGCTCAAGCTTATGTTTAGTGTGCAATGAAAGGTAATCACATGACTTACTAGACAAATGTACGCATACGTAGGCAAACTAAGTCAGGCAAAAAACTCTAATTGCATAGTGCGTTGGATTTAGGGTTGATTAGGCTCTTGTAGAAATGTCGGCATACATATAATCCTCTTTGTGAGATTTCCCCATTGACATTTGAGCAACGTCTAAGATCAGCCTTTAGGATAATCTGATACTCTCACCTCTGCTGCCATAACAAGGCTTTTACCTAACTctcttattttctctgtttgattaacttaataaaagtgtgttttaattttcCCTGAGTGATTCAACCTGCTGCTTTGATCATGAGTTCCCAAAGTTCCAAAAGCATGTGAAACTCAAGACATGGAGTTGTAACTTAGAGCCTTGAATATTGaagacaaaaacataatttcagTGCTGGATATGTAAAAAATCAGACCCCTGTAGTGTTGTTCTTACTGTCCAATGTTGAATGAAGATTACAGTGAAAATGTGTCTCCTGAAGCCTCCTCAAGGAGCCTCCAGGAGCCTTTGGGAACCCTTGACTTTAAAGGCACGAGTGCTTTAAATTTTTGCAAACCCTCTTTTTGCGAAATGTTCAATCTCTTTTTTTTGGTCATGTGATTTTGTCTCCTGATCTGCGACAGCTCTACCTCTAGCTGGGATGTCCTACACAATAACCGGCCCGCTCCCATGCCAAGGTTACTGTTCAAAATGATCACCTTTGACCTTAAAACCTTTACTTGATCACTTCTCTTTACATTAAccactcattcattcatagCGACTGATCCTCCCCTTAGAGAAGTAGAGCTTAAAGACATTCCACTGACTGTGAAGAAAGTACTGCTATATATGTCCTGTATGCACTTTACGGACTAAAGGTAAATCCCTCACAGTTAGCTGTGTTTAAAGAATTCTTCTACACCACTCAGCAATGACTGAAATAATCCTTTAATCCTGTAGTGTTGTCAACCAGTTATCGAAACAGTTCACACTAATATtcacttgaggcaggctgttTCCACAGTTCTTCTTTGTATTTATCTTCATTACTTCATCAGATGTATTTATCACCTTTATTAATTAAcatacatcatcatcatcatgaacCATCCATCATTTGGTTCAACCCTTAACTTCCACAGCTTTCTATGTATTCTTTAACAAATGAGGACCTCTGCTGGACACCGTAACAAACTACACCTGACAGCTAACCTGCACTATCTACATGGGACGACTGGGTAGCACTTACTCTTTTCTTTCGCATTTCAGGATAAAGGAGCCCGAGAAAGcgaaagaaataaaacaagacacGGCTCTGAACTCGACAGCTGcaggggaaaagaaagaagagccgTCACTGTCCCTTCAAACAGACCCTTAAGATGACAGCACCGTGAAACTCAGCTGCTCTTGTCGAGACACTCGCAAACACTTTTTATCAATGATACACCAGTTGGGGGGGAAATAGACAAGTTCTCACTTTTAAGttacacaaggaaaaaaaacattcatagaATGTGAAGTAAAGTGGACACAGGAGGAATACTCCCACTGCCTGAAACAGATatctccttttgttttttcaaccTGAATTCAAAGATGTTTGCATTCTTGGAAgcatctttctttctgttcGCACAGACGCACTTGGTTTAAGtatgttggtttgttggttcTGAGTCATATGTTTGCTTGGGAGTCATGAGAGGTTGATGTAAATGCTCTGTTgaatatgtttttctttgtttcacctGGTCGACTGTTCTATCTTATTCCTGCCTTGAAACACAAGCACACTGCACTGTATGAAATCTCATAGACTTATGAAATGTTTACCTATGATTTCATATCCAATGTAAAAAATATTATGTTGTTTTGCACCAGTTTTAGAGCACTGACACAAATTGTACAATTCTGTAATTAAAACACACTGGAGGCGTGACCAATGACTGCCTTAGGGGATTTATTATGTGTAATGTATAAACTGGAAATTACAGCTCTAGAGCCAGTTTGGCATGTCATGTTGTAAATGAAGTCATatttatgtaaatgtgtttattctaCTTGAAAAGTGattcttcatttcaaatatCATGTTTAtctgatagatttttttttgctgtatatAACTTGTCAAAGTGGGCACCTCAATAAAATACTTGAATGAATTTGAATTATCTCTTTTGTGAGGAATATTCCACAGTGGGCAGTTTGTTTTTATGGATGTGACATGTTCTTGATTCATGTTTTACTATAAGTCATGCGACAAAAAGATATATATCCCTTCCTTTAAACACCAAATTAATAACAAACACTAAAGAATTAAACAAGCAAGAGAACCACACAACCAAAacctacatgttttttttttgagggggggggggggggggggggggggggggcttttacacctgtactttatagaggagaggacagtggacagtgcaggaaactgggagagaggccgcaggctggactCAAACCAAGGCCACCCTCCACATGGGCGCCCGACCTACACCTTTTAAAGTtagaaacattttctttaataAACTTTTAAGTTTTAACCTATAAATCTGTTTGAGATGGGCATTGTGTTTGAAAGTTTAGGAAACATTCCAGTTGACTTTGTCTCATGAATGTAATTATACACAACCCAGTAAATTGCCTTTTCAAGCATGTTTAAGTAAACACATGATtaccgaggagatcaggtctgctgagttagtaagctcttttaaatcccttcttaaaacatacttttatatcagagccttcccggattttatctgaattttatttgactttattttattttaaccgtcttaagaaatatatttgaaaataattttattCCGTTGGAGTTATTtcaggggaattttatgtcttttaaaatatgttttatttctttatcttgacttgtgtgtttttatgatctgcctgttttatcttgctgcccatgtaaagcactttgtaacctggttttgaaaggtgctctacaaataaaattattattattattattattattattatgtttatatttttcacCTATTAGTCCCATATATTTATAGCCATGGCCTTCATTGTTCCTAGACATCAGAGGTTTCACAAAGTTACATTTGATGTCAAGATATGAAGCACAGACTAGTGATGCaccgatcccactttttaggtcgcgataccgatatcgatacctgggctttggtatctgccgataccgatactagccgatctgatcctggtattgatttaacaatctctattcctcaatgtgaggatagaatcatgttttggcaacttcaggcttttctgacgttgtaaactaaaataaaatgaacatttttaaactcacagtatcattattcaagagattataaatgtgtaccagcagtttggtgagttaatcttcataaccaacagatattacaattcaactgtaaacctcagcagtggataagaagAATTAcatattctgtataaaaaaactgcttcaaatgagaaaataaaaaatatttaaacgcagtgtttccatagagtgtttcccacagaagtacAGTGTACTTGTGGCTGGgattaaaatcattgaatacattattactctgcccagctttgcccttactgtttcccttctccttgtctgatattgtgacaatgttaatcagcagcacattttataaagacactgatgacgtaggagacgcacatggctgttgtaaacacagaaaagcatagaactgagatgaatagatctgccgtatggatcggcactatatatcggcccattgtcaccgatatccgatctagctttttgagtccgatctagctgaTATCCGAAACCAGGATcgcatcagtgcatccctagcacagacaaaataaattaaCCTAATTCAGACAAAATCTAATTAAATTTAATATAAAGACTGTGGAGACATCAAACACAGCCTATGAATTGCCCCAGAATCCTGACTGGATTATCTGtcagttaaaattaaaattaattctcACATTTTTTGGACCGATTGCAACACATCGTCACAGCAGTAAACCAAGTGCACCAGAAGCAATACGTTGTCGTCTGGGACAATGTGTCATTCCACCGCTCTGCTCTGGTCCAGAAGTGGTTTCAACACCATCCACGTTTTACAGTGCTATACCTTCCACCATACTCTCCATTTCTAAACCCAATCGAAGAGTTTTTCACTTCATGGCGAGGGAGGGTTTACGATCTCCGGCCCCAGGTTCAGGTACCCCTCATTCAGGCCATGGAGGAGGCTATCACCAAATTGACGCCGCAGCTGTGCAAGGACGGATTTGAAGACAGACATTTGAATTTCAAGACAGTTCTTCCCACGTTGTCTTGCCAATGATAATATCGCCTATGATGTTGATGAAATTTTTCTGGCCAGATACAGCTAGGCGAAGAGATAATGTCTAGTATTTTCTGAActgtattttaagttttttccagattcttttttttttttttactgtaattgtAACCTGTGCTGGATACTGTAATTtatgtttgtctgatatttgctgagctcacagtgttatgcacactactgtagtagcatgaaaactgtgacatgttttgttgtgattctccatgttgacatgttgactgatttgagtatttagagagaaataaatgaaatgttaatcagTCTGCAGCATTTGTCTTGTGTAGTGTTTggtgaatttattgtatatttgcactttctctgtgtacttcacttacagaactcttatcactgagaagtagaatTACTAAAAGTGTTATAGGTTAGCAGAAGCAGTGTAACTGGCTCAAACAGAAGGAAGTCATATGAAACGTGTGTGTTACATGTGGTAACAAAATatggtttttttaaattagtgtatagtttttaaaagagttttttattttgaaaaggatctgaggtgttctgctacttgtgtgtgtagttgtgtgaattgtgtgttatgttttgacaaaatgggccctgttttcaaaatcgtgtttaagcaattaaaaaaaattgggttgggttagacggagtcatgaggaaaagctacattcaaattcatgctggtttaccgagactaccaaccctagctttaagaggtATTTTTAGCTGTAACTGGATCACACCCTCATGGCTGCTGCTCTAAAGCACAGCCGTGTGGACAGATCTGAGtaatacacagaaacacagtttaGGCCACTCCCGCTCACACTCTCAGGAAGTGAAATGTGGAAACACaactgaagaagaaaagaaaaaaagacctcACATCTGGAGATTTAGAGTCACTTCTCACTCACTCATCCTCTTTGCTGTCAAAAACAGGTAGGGAAGTTCTTTCATCAGGCAGCTGTTTTCtacttcctctgctgctttcatgGTGCttaaagaaacaacacagacagcTGTGGTTTGGTTTGACGCTCCACTTGAAGACATAGTAATTACATCGCTATGTGTTATGTTTCTAATATTATACAACTGAAAAAGGGCTTTAGGTGTAATGCTTCTTCACACTGCTGTGACTTTGTTTCTTTCAAGGACTGCTGGGTAATGGCTGCTCTCAGGGCTTCcctcactctgtctgtctgcctcatGCTGGCTCATCAAACATTTGCTAAGAATGACGCTCCCTGCCAGCTGTCACGTTGGAACAACGGCTTTGATACGTTCCTCAGACGCCACATTCGCGACGGCACTCCTGTGACTATGGACCAGAACGAGTGGGAGAAGTACATCAAAAACAACGGGGGCTGTGACAGACCCACTCAGTCCTTCCTCCATCCAAGGGACCTGGAAAAGGTGAAGAATGTGTGCACCAATAAAGGTGGGAAAAGGTTGAGGGAGAACCTTTGCATCAGCAAGGAATCTTTCAGTTTTGTCACTGTGAGGAGCGTGCCGGGAACGTGTGGCATCAAGAGCATCACAGAGGAAATCAAACATCTGATCCTGGCCTGTGAGCTGCTGAGCAATCAGTGCCTGCCAGTCCACTTTGAGGGAAATCCCAAGAACTTAAAGCCAGATAACAATGCCAAAGATTGCCAGGACACCAGCAGTGACGCTCCCGGCTCTAGGATGACCTGGCTCTGGTTGTTAACAGctctgcttgttgttgttttatatttaaggAACTAGAAAAAGATgagttctttttttatatatatatatcagtaTTGGATTTTCATAATCAAGATTTGAGAACATTTCAGTTGAACATGAAGTCTTTAAATTCTTTAAGTTTTGGTATTAAAAACAGTATCAAATGTTCTATAAATATCAACCATTTTAGAAAACGTATTTTTGTAACAACAGCACCTTGTCTGTGTATTTGAGAGTTTACTTTTATAACTATGCATGCATCTCGGAGAGATAATGACAGGGACATTGTTCTGATTCTAATTTACATATAGGCCACAGTTTGTGTATAGATGCCAAAGATTTGATCTGTGGAGTGTATTTTACATTGAAAGGGCAGGAATAAAAATTGGATTTTAAAAGGGATTTCATTGCATATACAGTTTCATTGCTTGAATTTTTGCATCTTTggtattgtttatttttctttaacttttttttattgagttttccatagatttaatcatgatatttttttcttgcagcataAATTGCtggtaaacacatacaaaaaaacccaaaacataaaacagctgctgcagtatttaaggttGCTATTCCCCTTCCATGCCCCACCCTATCCCACCCTTCCCACCCCAGCCCTCCCTTCAACCCCACATCCCAGATTTGACATAATATGTAAGTAAGCAAAAGGGGAAATAAGATAATTCAttagtaaaaaatataaataacaataataaataagtaaacacacacacaaaaaaaatagtaatCAAGAAAttggaaaaggaagagaaaataaatacatttaaaaaaatccttttCTTCTACTCTGCTATTGTTCATTTCTTATTTAGAGGGACTTGCAGGCTgtcataatattttaaaaagggggTCCATGTCTCACTAAAATTGTGTAAAGAACCATTTaaggtatattttattttttcaagtttaaggaAATACATGGTATCTGTAATCCATCTGGTGAAGCTGGGTGGTGATTGTGCTTTCCAGGAAATAAGTAAAAGAAACGGGCTATTAAGGAGGGGAACACTATTATTTCATGAGCCTTTGGTATTGTTTAAGCTTTGGAAGCTTtggaatttaatttttttttttacactgccTTGTTTTCGGTGCATCA
Coding sequences within:
- the LOC117823438 gene encoding uncharacterized protein LOC117823438, giving the protein MAALRASLTLSVCLMLAHQTFAKNDAPCQLSRWNNGFDTFLRRHIRDGTPVTMDQNEWEKYIKNNGGCDRPTQSFLHPRDLEKVKNVCTNKGGKRLRENLCISKESFSFVTVRSVPGTCGIKSITEEIKHLILACELLSNQCLPVHFEGNPKNLKPDNNAKDCQDTSSDAPGSRMTWLWLLTALLVVVLYLRN